In Planctomycetia bacterium, one DNA window encodes the following:
- a CDS encoding carbonic anhydrase produces the protein MDKILQGVRHFHDKVFPAKKALFQKLAKQQRPRALFIACSDSRVHPNLITQTDPGELFIMRNPGNMVPAYHAGDDSESATIEFAVAKLDVIDIIVCGHSDCGAMNALMQPTPLTGLPAVASWLRHAEGTRRVVSTNYGHLPLKQQVRLAIERNVLIQLDNLRTHPSVAAKLTAGNLRLHAWTYDIATGDVAAYDCVSNQFRSLTQRGQTAQSAKRARRSR, from the coding sequence ATGGATAAGATCCTTCAAGGCGTCCGTCATTTTCACGACAAGGTGTTTCCCGCCAAAAAGGCGCTGTTTCAAAAGCTCGCCAAGCAGCAGCGGCCCCGCGCTCTGTTCATCGCGTGCAGCGACTCGCGCGTGCACCCCAACCTGATCACGCAGACAGATCCCGGTGAACTGTTCATCATGCGGAACCCCGGCAACATGGTGCCGGCCTACCACGCCGGCGACGACAGCGAATCGGCCACCATCGAGTTCGCCGTCGCCAAACTCGATGTCATCGACATCATTGTCTGCGGCCATTCCGATTGCGGTGCGATGAACGCCCTGATGCAACCGACGCCCCTTACCGGCCTGCCGGCGGTCGCTTCGTGGTTACGTCACGCCGAAGGGACTCGGCGCGTCGTCTCGACGAATTACGGGCACCTGCCGCTCAAGCAACAGGTGAGGCTCGCCATCGAGCGCAACGTGCTCATTCAGCTGGACAACCTTCGGACGCATCCGTCGGTCGCGGCCAAACTGACGGCGGGCAATCTGCGACTTCATGCGTGGACGTACGACATCGCGACCGGGGATGTGGCTGCCTATGACTGCGTTTCCAATCAGTTCCGTTCGCTCACACAACGCGGTCAGACGGCGCAATCCGCAAAGCGCGCACGGAGGAGTCGATGA
- a CDS encoding aminotransferase class I/II-fold pyridoxal phosphate-dependent enzyme has product MNRFPIDLSSDTQTRPTEGMRRAIASAEVGDEQKREDPSVNRLQEMVAELTGKEAALFLPTGTMCNLVAHAIHCRPGDEIIIDSLSHPVHFEGGGPAVHSRAAVRAIETKTGVFTAEQVEAAIRPDDPHFPRSRLVCVENTHNLHGGRVWPIEAIRSVAAIARKHGLMCHLDGARLMNAVVASGTSARAYCEPFDSCWIDLSKGLGCPAGGVLAGTREFIAQAWRYKHTFGGAMRQAGILAAAGVYALEHHVERLAEDHANARKLAEGLAAIRGISVDGPAVETNIVIFDIAGTGVTRSAFLERLASYGVRFSGLLQPTRLRGVTHLDVSSAGVDKALIAVQHSIA; this is encoded by the coding sequence ATGAACCGGTTTCCGATCGACCTCTCCAGCGACACACAGACTCGGCCGACCGAGGGCATGCGCCGGGCCATTGCGTCGGCGGAAGTGGGCGATGAGCAGAAGCGTGAAGACCCGTCGGTGAACCGGCTTCAGGAAATGGTCGCCGAGCTGACCGGCAAGGAGGCGGCGCTGTTCCTGCCGACGGGGACGATGTGCAACCTGGTCGCCCATGCGATTCACTGTCGGCCGGGCGACGAGATCATCATTGATTCGCTAAGTCACCCGGTGCATTTCGAAGGCGGCGGTCCGGCGGTGCACAGCCGAGCGGCGGTGCGGGCGATTGAAACGAAGACCGGCGTCTTCACAGCGGAGCAGGTCGAGGCGGCGATTCGACCGGACGATCCGCATTTTCCCCGGTCGCGCTTGGTGTGCGTCGAGAACACGCACAATCTTCATGGCGGGCGGGTGTGGCCGATCGAGGCGATTCGATCCGTCGCTGCGATCGCGCGGAAGCACGGGTTGATGTGTCACCTTGACGGCGCGCGTCTGATGAACGCTGTGGTGGCAAGCGGAACGAGCGCGCGGGCGTACTGCGAGCCGTTCGATTCGTGCTGGATTGATCTTTCGAAGGGGCTGGGGTGTCCGGCGGGCGGCGTTCTAGCCGGGACACGCGAGTTCATCGCGCAGGCCTGGCGGTACAAGCACACGTTCGGCGGCGCGATGCGGCAGGCGGGGATTCTCGCGGCGGCGGGTGTCTACGCGCTGGAGCACCATGTGGAGCGGCTGGCAGAGGACCATGCCAACGCGCGAAAGCTGGCGGAGGGTCTGGCGGCCATCCGGGGGATCTCCGTGGACGGGCCGGCTGTTGAGACAAATATAGTCATCTTCGACATCGCCGGGACGGGTGTGACGCGTTCGGCTTTTCTCGAGCGCCTCGCGTCGTACGGCGTACGGTTTAGCGGACTCCTGCAGCCGACGCGGCTTCGCGGAGTGACGCACCTGGATGTTTCCTCCGCAGGGGTCGATAAAGCACTAATTGCGGTACAACATTCGATTGCCTGA
- a CDS encoding single-stranded DNA-binding protein, producing MRPLTISKELAQKVGRLRFRSPVAKVYNPLDYAFGAFSTYLRQFGDGPREVLLIGMNPGPWGMAQTGIPFGEVNVVRGWLGIRDGIKPPVDQHPKRPILGLACKRSEVSGRRIWGWARDAFGTPEKFFRRFMVLNYCPLCFMEESGKNLTPDKLPAREREPLFAACDGALRDLAEYYRPKFVVAVGGFVEARATTALNGLPVTIGRILHPSPASPLANKGWAKQAMEQMRRMGIVQR from the coding sequence ATGCGTCCACTGACGATTTCAAAGGAGTTGGCCCAGAAGGTCGGGCGGTTGCGGTTCCGCTCTCCCGTTGCGAAGGTCTATAACCCGCTGGACTATGCATTCGGTGCATTCTCGACGTACCTTCGCCAATTCGGCGACGGCCCCCGCGAAGTCCTCCTGATCGGCATGAACCCCGGACCCTGGGGCATGGCCCAGACCGGTATCCCGTTCGGCGAGGTCAACGTTGTACGCGGCTGGCTGGGCATCCGCGATGGCATCAAGCCGCCGGTTGACCAACACCCCAAGCGACCAATCCTGGGTCTGGCGTGCAAGCGGAGCGAAGTGAGCGGTCGGCGAATCTGGGGCTGGGCGCGCGATGCGTTCGGCACGCCGGAGAAGTTTTTCCGCCGGTTTATGGTCTTGAATTATTGCCCACTCTGTTTCATGGAGGAATCGGGCAAGAACCTCACGCCGGACAAGCTGCCGGCGCGCGAGCGCGAGCCGCTCTTCGCCGCGTGCGACGGCGCGCTGCGCGACTTGGCGGAATATTACCGACCGAAGTTCGTCGTGGCCGTCGGCGGGTTCGTCGAGGCGCGCGCGACCACCGCGCTGAACGGCCTGCCCGTGACGATCGGCCGCATCCTGCACCCCAGTCCCGCCAGTCCGCTGGCGAACAAGGGCTGGGCGAAGCAGGCGATGGAGCAGATGCGACGGATGGGGATTGTGCAGCGTTAA
- the tsaB gene encoding tRNA (adenosine(37)-N6)-threonylcarbamoyltransferase complex dimerization subunit type 1 TsaB: protein MSLPRILTIETSGRRGSVALALGEALALESAFATDAEHAREMLPAAAALCRKLGSKFIDDARQVPRLDHCYVSIGPGSFTGLRVAVTFARHLALAIGVKIVAVPTLDVIAENARSLSNPPDRLAVVLDAKRKQVFGALYEMRAGRYERRQGPLLTTPSELLAGGHWYVTGEGVNYHSEAIEASGAVALEESLWWPRAAMVHRIGWSLAQAGTFTPAHELVPLYVRRPEAEELWERRHAPQGRQVP from the coding sequence ATGTCACTTCCACGCATTCTCACCATCGAAACAAGCGGCCGACGCGGTTCGGTCGCGCTGGCGCTGGGGGAAGCGCTCGCGTTGGAATCGGCGTTCGCGACCGATGCCGAACACGCTCGTGAAATGCTTCCGGCGGCCGCCGCCCTGTGTCGCAAACTGGGCAGCAAATTTATTGACGATGCGCGTCAGGTTCCGCGCCTGGATCATTGTTACGTGTCGATCGGACCGGGGAGTTTTACGGGACTGCGCGTGGCGGTCACGTTTGCTCGTCACCTGGCGCTGGCGATCGGCGTGAAGATCGTCGCGGTACCGACGCTGGATGTGATCGCGGAAAACGCTCGCTCGCTCTCAAATCCTCCTGATCGGCTCGCAGTTGTATTGGACGCCAAGCGTAAACAGGTTTTCGGCGCGTTGTATGAAATGCGCGCCGGACGATATGAGCGACGGCAAGGCCCCCTGCTCACCACGCCATCGGAGTTGCTGGCGGGCGGGCATTGGTACGTGACTGGAGAGGGAGTGAATTATCATAGCGAGGCAATCGAAGCATCCGGCGCCGTGGCACTCGAAGAATCGTTGTGGTGGCCCCGTGCTGCGATGGTGCATCGGATCGGATGGTCACTGGCTCAAGCAGGCACGTTCACCCCGGCGCACGAACTCGTGCCGTTGTACGTTCGCAGACCTGAAGCCGAGGAATTGTGGGAACGGCGTCATGCGCCTCAAGGCAGGCAGGTGCCATGA
- a CDS encoding alpha/beta fold hydrolase, with translation MVAHGCDLTPVFSVRPDSSCSSVPVRVLYVMIRLDRLSCLLFFPFIAFGAAGCLSEQSFPMREGDLAPRTVVHAPNTPPPTAREWLAQVSTQLQHLLPPGTTPPLVTDELTRDGKPLDVMAHFGRNPRRLQQLFGNFSGIVHTAQCVGAGFNPGEGAPWPGFEEVWIPVRDDLSLCGWLAMAREGGRSEAPILDSNCIVLLPGLLGNHEINRTRDLARALLDNGHHVLSIELRGHGKTDLRYPDIGYNFGVTEVQDLMIVSEWLEEHPHIRGTGLIGFCWGANTAMIAAWFDGRSSDDPNLSPRQRDILGAPRPGRHFSAGVIAFSPTLRFEEILEILKSPRSMTQEPMYAGLQDMVRGRAKHKGYPNPSGDLRWLIDREYERSILNYPDAVEEGLTFLRWMPFQDPRAHGDQASVKPAHDKSSSIRIPTLIVAAANDPLVGGQQLADYIAGVKNPNVAALLTPGGGHVGFAAWNRQYYFNLILAFFDTRHGPGAQRP, from the coding sequence TTGGTTGCTCATGGATGCGACCTCACTCCCGTTTTCTCCGTTCGGCCTGATTCGTCGTGTTCTTCCGTCCCTGTTAGAGTCCTCTATGTAATGATTCGACTCGATCGACTTTCGTGCCTTCTCTTCTTCCCTTTCATCGCATTCGGCGCGGCGGGATGCCTCTCCGAGCAGTCGTTCCCGATGCGAGAAGGCGATCTCGCGCCGAGGACGGTGGTCCATGCGCCGAACACGCCGCCACCCACCGCGCGCGAATGGCTTGCACAGGTCAGCACGCAACTCCAACACCTCTTGCCGCCCGGAACAACGCCGCCCCTCGTGACCGATGAATTGACGCGCGATGGCAAGCCGCTCGATGTCATGGCGCATTTCGGCCGCAACCCTCGGCGCCTGCAACAACTCTTCGGCAATTTCAGCGGCATCGTTCACACCGCCCAATGCGTCGGAGCGGGCTTCAATCCTGGCGAGGGCGCTCCGTGGCCCGGCTTCGAGGAGGTCTGGATTCCCGTCCGCGATGATTTGTCCCTCTGCGGATGGCTCGCGATGGCCCGCGAGGGCGGCCGTTCCGAGGCCCCGATCCTCGATTCCAATTGCATCGTGTTGCTGCCGGGACTGCTCGGCAATCACGAAATCAATCGCACGCGCGATCTGGCCCGCGCGCTGCTTGACAACGGACACCACGTTCTTTCCATCGAGTTGCGCGGCCATGGCAAGACCGATCTCCGTTACCCGGACATCGGTTACAACTTCGGCGTCACCGAAGTGCAGGATCTCATGATCGTCTCGGAATGGCTTGAAGAACATCCGCACATCCGTGGCACCGGACTCATCGGGTTCTGCTGGGGCGCGAACACCGCCATGATCGCCGCGTGGTTTGACGGCCGCTCATCCGATGATCCGAATCTGTCACCGCGGCAACGTGACATCCTCGGTGCGCCCCGCCCGGGACGTCATTTTTCCGCCGGCGTGATCGCCTTCAGCCCGACGCTGCGTTTCGAGGAAATCCTGGAAATTCTCAAGTCGCCGCGCAGCATGACGCAGGAACCAATGTACGCCGGATTGCAGGACATGGTCCGCGGCCGTGCGAAGCACAAAGGATACCCCAATCCAAGCGGCGACTTGCGCTGGTTGATCGATCGCGAATACGAACGAAGCATTCTTAATTACCCCGATGCGGTGGAAGAAGGGCTGACGTTTCTTCGCTGGATGCCGTTTCAAGACCCGCGAGCCCACGGCGATCAAGCTTCCGTCAAACCCGCGCACGACAAGTCCTCGTCCATCAGAATCCCGACCCTGATTGTCGCCGCCGCAAACGATCCCCTCGTCGGCGGGCAGCAACTGGCCGATTACATCGCCGGCGTGAAGAACCCAAACGTCGCCGCGCTGCTCACCCCTGGCGGCGGCCACGTCGGCTTCGCCGCGTGGAATCGGCAGTACTACTTCAATCTGATTCTCGCCTTCTTCGACACCCGCCACGGCCCGGGGGCGCAACGCCCGTAG
- the metH gene encoding methionine synthase, whose translation MHWSSNNPLLNLLSQRVVVIDGAMGTSIYAHDLSVEKDYCGCENCPEVLLKTRPELIESIHTDFLRVGVDCVETNTFGANKIVLAEFDMADQTRSLNATAARIARRACDGFATPDRPRFVLGSMGPGTKLPTLGHTTFDILEDSYAEQARGLLDGGVDAFIIETCQDILQTKAAICGATRAMHEAGRQVPIIAQVTIEVTGTMLVGTEIGAAMTALEAYPQVQVIGLNCATGPQEMSEHVRFLGRHCTRYVSVVPNAGLPQLVNGRTHYALTPNELARWLKEFVVTDGVNLVGGCCGTTPAHLAAVVEAVHGLKPAPRKPLHQPSVSSIYQAVTLRQDNSFLIVGERSNTNGSKKFRELLLAGDLDGLVDVGREQVKEGAHVLDVCVDYVGRDGVPDMDKLIARYAQDVTVPLMLDSTEWQVLEAGLKRAGGKCIVNSVNLEDGEEKLERICPLLRKYGAAVVALTIDEDPTEAMAKTADRKLEIAKRLHDLLTNKYGIAEEDILFDCLTFPVTTGTEADRRLALETLDGIERIMTEMPRCGSILGLSNVSFGLSPAARAVLNSVFLHEAMQRGLTAAIVHASKILPRTKISDERWNTALDLLYDRRREGYDPLQAFIQLFGEGEKLGAEKKSNAYLPVEERLKQRIIDGDRIGLEKDLDEAMQRHKPLEIINTILLDGMKVVGDLFGAGKMQLPFVLSSAETMKAAVAFLEPHMERVQGDSKGTIVLATVKGDVHDIGKNLVDIILTNNGYTVHNLGIKQPIANVIEAFEKHRADAIGLSGLLVKSTLVMRDDLIVLNERGLTMPVILGGAALTRSYVEDDLRGIYKGPLAYAKDAFDGLALMNRLADGKPLVEADAPVAPRRKTGTGVPVPLGVEAPPRSGVATTNPIPQPPFWGSRVIEKIDLQTVMPYINEKMLFGVQWQYTPAGRNKDEYDDYIRREVRPILHDLARRCAKEKILVPQAIYGYWPCNSDGPDLIVYAPPADGSPPARGREIMRFRFPRQPTPPYLCLSDFWRPLESGETDVVAFHIVTVGRAASDVARQWFEKNLYRDYLHLHGLGVEAAEALAEYMHKQIRMELGIADDDERDVRALFRQGYRGSRYSFGYPACPNLEDQAKLWPLLEPGRIGIELSEEYQLEPEQSTSAIITHHPEAKYFTIKGARVDEQLEQRLDVSPS comes from the coding sequence ATGCACTGGTCTTCAAACAACCCATTGTTGAACCTGCTCTCCCAGCGTGTCGTCGTCATCGACGGCGCCATGGGCACCAGCATCTATGCGCACGACTTGTCCGTCGAAAAGGATTACTGCGGCTGCGAGAACTGCCCGGAAGTGCTGCTCAAGACCCGGCCGGAACTGATTGAGTCCATTCACACCGACTTCCTGCGCGTCGGCGTTGATTGCGTCGAGACCAACACCTTTGGCGCGAACAAAATTGTTCTCGCCGAATTCGACATGGCCGATCAGACGCGGTCGCTTAATGCGACGGCCGCTCGGATCGCGCGCCGCGCCTGCGACGGCTTCGCCACGCCCGATCGTCCACGATTCGTACTCGGGTCGATGGGGCCTGGTACGAAGCTGCCAACGCTGGGGCATACGACGTTTGACATCCTCGAAGACAGCTACGCCGAACAAGCGCGCGGACTGCTCGATGGCGGCGTCGACGCATTCATCATTGAGACCTGTCAGGACATTCTGCAAACGAAAGCGGCGATCTGCGGCGCGACCCGCGCCATGCACGAAGCCGGCCGGCAGGTTCCCATCATCGCGCAGGTGACGATCGAAGTGACCGGCACGATGCTCGTCGGCACGGAGATTGGCGCGGCCATGACGGCGCTGGAAGCCTATCCGCAGGTGCAGGTGATCGGTCTGAACTGCGCGACCGGCCCGCAGGAGATGTCGGAGCACGTTCGGTTTCTGGGCCGCCATTGTACGCGCTATGTCAGCGTTGTGCCCAACGCCGGTCTGCCGCAACTTGTAAACGGCAGAACACATTACGCACTGACGCCAAACGAATTGGCGCGCTGGCTGAAGGAGTTCGTCGTCACCGACGGCGTCAATCTCGTCGGCGGCTGCTGCGGAACGACGCCCGCACACCTTGCCGCAGTGGTCGAAGCGGTTCATGGTCTCAAGCCCGCTCCGCGCAAACCGCTCCACCAGCCGAGCGTATCGAGCATTTACCAGGCGGTCACCCTGCGGCAGGACAACAGCTTTCTGATCGTCGGTGAACGGAGCAATACCAACGGCAGCAAAAAGTTCCGCGAGCTCCTGCTGGCCGGCGACCTCGACGGGCTGGTCGACGTCGGCCGCGAGCAGGTCAAGGAAGGCGCGCACGTGCTGGATGTGTGCGTGGACTACGTCGGGCGCGATGGCGTGCCCGACATGGATAAGCTGATCGCGCGCTATGCACAGGACGTGACCGTGCCATTGATGCTGGATTCGACCGAGTGGCAGGTGCTCGAGGCCGGCCTGAAGCGTGCCGGCGGGAAATGCATCGTCAACTCGGTGAATCTGGAAGACGGCGAAGAGAAACTCGAGCGTATCTGCCCGCTGCTCCGCAAGTACGGCGCGGCGGTGGTTGCGCTGACCATCGACGAGGATCCGACCGAGGCGATGGCCAAAACCGCCGATCGCAAGCTTGAGATCGCGAAGCGGCTGCATGATTTGCTGACCAACAAGTACGGCATCGCCGAGGAAGACATTCTGTTCGACTGCCTGACGTTCCCGGTCACGACGGGCACGGAGGCCGATCGTCGGCTCGCGTTGGAGACACTCGACGGCATCGAGCGAATCATGACGGAAATGCCGCGCTGCGGCTCGATCCTCGGATTGAGCAACGTCAGCTTCGGCTTGTCTCCGGCCGCGCGGGCCGTACTGAACAGCGTGTTTCTTCACGAAGCGATGCAGCGTGGATTGACTGCGGCGATCGTGCATGCGAGCAAGATTCTGCCGCGGACGAAGATTTCCGATGAACGATGGAACACGGCGTTGGATTTGCTCTACGACCGGCGGCGCGAGGGCTACGACCCGTTGCAGGCGTTCATTCAGCTTTTTGGTGAGGGTGAGAAACTCGGCGCGGAGAAGAAGTCCAACGCCTACTTGCCCGTGGAAGAGCGGCTGAAGCAGCGGATCATCGACGGTGATCGCATCGGTCTGGAGAAAGATCTCGACGAGGCGATGCAGCGCCACAAGCCGCTGGAGATTATCAATACGATCCTGCTCGACGGCATGAAAGTCGTCGGCGACTTGTTTGGCGCGGGCAAGATGCAATTGCCGTTCGTGTTGTCCAGCGCCGAGACGATGAAGGCCGCCGTTGCCTTTCTCGAACCGCACATGGAGCGCGTGCAGGGCGACAGCAAGGGCACCATTGTCCTTGCCACCGTCAAGGGGGACGTGCACGACATCGGCAAGAATCTTGTCGATATCATTCTGACCAACAACGGCTACACGGTGCACAATCTCGGCATCAAGCAGCCGATCGCCAACGTGATCGAGGCCTTCGAGAAGCACCGGGCCGACGCCATCGGGCTGTCGGGCCTGCTCGTGAAATCTACGCTTGTCATGCGCGACGACCTGATCGTGCTGAACGAGCGCGGCCTGACCATGCCCGTGATCCTCGGCGGCGCGGCGCTGACGCGCAGCTACGTCGAGGACGACCTGCGCGGCATCTACAAAGGTCCGCTCGCCTACGCGAAGGACGCCTTCGACGGCCTCGCCCTGATGAACCGGCTCGCAGACGGCAAGCCGCTGGTGGAAGCCGACGCACCTGTTGCACCGCGGCGCAAGACCGGCACAGGCGTGCCCGTACCGCTCGGCGTGGAAGCGCCGCCGCGCAGCGGCGTGGCGACGACCAACCCCATTCCGCAGCCGCCCTTCTGGGGCTCGCGCGTGATCGAGAAGATTGATCTGCAAACCGTGATGCCGTACATCAATGAAAAAATGCTTTTCGGCGTCCAATGGCAATACACACCGGCCGGTCGCAATAAGGATGAATACGACGATTACATTCGCCGTGAGGTGCGCCCGATTCTGCACGACCTCGCCCGCCGCTGCGCGAAGGAGAAAATTCTCGTGCCGCAGGCAATCTATGGTTACTGGCCGTGCAACAGCGACGGCCCTGATCTCATTGTGTACGCCCCCCCCGCCGACGGTTCGCCACCGGCGCGGGGGCGCGAAATCATGCGCTTCCGCTTCCCCCGTCAACCGACGCCGCCTTATCTATGCCTCTCCGATTTCTGGCGCCCGCTCGAAAGTGGTGAGACCGATGTCGTTGCATTTCACATCGTCACAGTAGGCCGCGCCGCCAGCGACGTGGCGCGGCAGTGGTTTGAGAAAAACCTGTATCGCGACTATCTGCATTTGCACGGTCTGGGGGTCGAGGCGGCCGAGGCGCTGGCCGAGTACATGCACAAGCAGATTCGCATGGAACTGGGTATCGCCGATGACGACGAACGCGATGTCCGGGCCCTGTTCCGGCAGGGTTATCGCGGTAGCCGCTACAGCTTCGGTTACCCCGCCTGTCCGAACCTCGAGGACCAGGCGAAGCTCTGGCCGCTCCTTGAACCGGGGCGGATCGGCATCGAATTGAGCGAGGAGTATCAACTCGAACCCGAACAAAGCACCAGCGCGATCATCACGCACCACCCCGAGGCGAAGTACTTCACGATCAAAGGCGCGCGGGTGGACGAGCAATTGGAACAGCGGCTGGATGTTTCGCCGTCGTAG
- a CDS encoding STAS domain-containing protein: MPASRLVIQDYAGVTVVTFSDSSILDTATIAQIGNDLFQLPDVQNKQKIILDFINVKFLSSHALGVLITLNKKLTAIKGSLSICSLRPELMKVFTITSLDKLFKFFPNDAAALKSFGVHIK; the protein is encoded by the coding sequence ATGCCCGCATCCCGATTGGTCATACAAGACTACGCCGGCGTCACCGTTGTCACGTTTTCCGACAGTTCGATTCTTGACACGGCGACCATCGCTCAAATCGGCAACGACTTGTTTCAGTTGCCGGATGTTCAGAACAAGCAGAAAATCATCCTCGATTTCATCAACGTCAAGTTTCTTTCCTCGCACGCACTGGGAGTTCTCATCACGCTGAATAAAAAACTCACAGCGATCAAAGGCTCCCTTTCGATTTGCAGCCTCCGCCCAGAACTGATGAAAGTCTTCACCATCACCAGCCTCGACAAGCTGTTTAAGTTCTTCCCGAACGATGCGGCGGCTCTCAAATCTTTTGGCGTTCACATCAAATAG
- a CDS encoding amidohydrolase family protein, producing MTIFRAKLVCPVEAPPILDGALTVDSSGRIAAIGPACDAPPGPRNDLGNCAIFPGLINAHAHLDLAGPRDEIKPRSLWDWFESSILPRRLVTSDDVQRAVATGAAASLACGVTCIADVSRTGEAVPVLAGTPLRARCFVELISGASRPPNDLASLDEALHQLTRFERTHQLELAVSPHTPYTVSREDAAATVRQAREANAPLMTHFLETGEERAWLTAAERASVAAAVVERFLAMANLPTRGLPAPDSPLAWLRETGMLCESGGPAPTTILAHVNYVDDAVLTAIARAGVSIAYCPRTHDYFGHPPHRWRDMLAAGVNVCIGTDSLASNPDLSILEELRFLRRHAPEVPPKTLMRLATLHGAAAVGWSDAIGELVPGRFADFFAVPLPTILPDDPIGWLLDSDAVAVETWVWGQRVGRSDAAIY from the coding sequence GTGACGATCTTTCGCGCCAAGCTCGTCTGCCCGGTTGAGGCGCCGCCGATCCTCGACGGCGCGCTCACGGTCGATTCGAGCGGTCGCATCGCGGCCATCGGTCCTGCCTGTGATGCACCGCCCGGACCTCGTAACGACTTGGGAAATTGCGCGATCTTCCCGGGGTTGATCAACGCCCACGCGCACCTCGACCTTGCCGGTCCGCGCGATGAAATCAAGCCGCGGTCCCTCTGGGACTGGTTCGAGTCGTCGATTCTTCCCCGGCGGCTTGTCACGTCCGACGATGTTCAGCGGGCCGTTGCGACCGGCGCGGCGGCATCGCTTGCTTGCGGCGTGACGTGCATCGCGGACGTCTCTCGAACAGGAGAAGCCGTGCCCGTGCTCGCGGGCACGCCCTTGCGCGCCCGCTGCTTCGTGGAGTTGATCAGCGGCGCGTCGCGTCCGCCCAATGACCTCGCCTCGCTTGATGAAGCCCTGCACCAGCTGACGAGGTTTGAAAGAACTCATCAACTCGAGTTGGCGGTTTCGCCGCATACGCCGTACACCGTTTCGCGCGAGGATGCCGCGGCGACGGTTCGTCAGGCTCGCGAGGCGAACGCCCCGCTCATGACGCACTTTCTGGAGACCGGCGAGGAACGCGCATGGCTGACGGCGGCCGAGCGCGCTTCAGTGGCCGCCGCCGTGGTCGAGCGATTCCTCGCAATGGCGAACCTGCCCACGCGCGGGCTGCCCGCTCCGGATTCGCCGCTGGCCTGGCTGCGCGAAACGGGCATGTTGTGCGAGAGCGGCGGTCCTGCTCCCACAACAATTTTGGCACATGTCAACTATGTCGACGATGCCGTTCTTACAGCAATTGCCCGGGCCGGCGTGAGCATCGCATACTGCCCTCGCACGCATGATTATTTCGGACACCCACCGCACCGATGGCGCGACATGCTCGCCGCGGGCGTGAATGTTTGCATTGGCACGGACAGCCTTGCGAGCAATCCCGACTTGTCCATCCTGGAGGAGCTTCGATTTCTACGCCGTCACGCGCCCGAAGTGCCGCCGAAAACCCTCATGCGTCTCGCTACACTCCACGGTGCGGCAGCGGTGGGGTGGAGCGACGCAATCGGCGAGCTTGTCCCGGGCCGATTCGCCGATTTCTTCGCGGTTCCGCTACCGACCATCCTGCCAGATGACCCCATCGGCTGGCTGCTTGATTCAGATGCCGTGGCAGTCGAAACGTGGGTGTGGGGCCAGCGCGTGGGCAGGTCGGACGCCGCCATTTATTGA
- a CDS encoding J domain-containing protein: MKPTECYRVLGLKHDAEPRELHRAFKRLVLRYHPDRCGDDPVSRARFCEVTEAYAVLKRLRERPAPTDEPMDVCPRCDRVELLFRTLGGGRMCADCLLNRRRRLLPMTLWESIRCVGVMALQALALYFIVSTIWTGDLQHGAAAMACALGGFGVLAYHAWQADVVER, translated from the coding sequence TTGAAGCCGACCGAGTGTTATCGCGTGCTGGGATTGAAGCACGACGCTGAACCGCGCGAGTTGCACCGCGCGTTCAAGCGGCTGGTGCTTCGTTATCACCCGGACCGCTGCGGCGACGACCCGGTCAGCCGGGCGCGCTTTTGCGAAGTCACCGAAGCGTACGCGGTGTTGAAGCGGCTGCGCGAACGACCGGCGCCGACCGATGAGCCGATGGACGTTTGCCCGCGGTGCGATCGCGTGGAGCTGCTCTTCCGTACATTGGGCGGCGGGCGGATGTGCGCCGACTGCCTGCTGAACCGTCGCCGGCGGCTGCTGCCCATGACGCTGTGGGAGTCGATCCGCTGTGTCGGAGTCATGGCACTTCAGGCGCTGGCGCTCTACTTTATCGTGTCAACGATCTGGACGGGCGACCTGCAACACGGGGCAGCCGCCATGGCCTGCGCCCTGGGCGGGTTCGGCGTGCTGGCGTACCACGCCTGGCAGGCCGATGTCGTCGAACGCTGA